The DNA window TGAAATCATTGAATGGCCTAAATGCACGTATGCTGTTCTGGATGCTTTCTTCGCTGTCTAATATGTCTGGCCTGGCAAAGGTTTTCTTAAGAATCTTTTTACGCCATTATGTGTGGCTTCGTTCAAACTGTGAATTAGTGTGTTTGTCCTTATTTTTCCTCATTACAGATTACCGTAGGTCatattatatgattataatttattaatttggttGAGTTTAAGTTTAGTACAAATTATAAATTGTAACTCCAAAGAGTTTCTgctgtcacagaaataaaatgtaatttaaaatgtttggaagTTTCACCACGACCACACCTTCTCCTAGGTCTTTAAAGATGGCTATTAATAAATTTAGAGGAAAAACTGTACATCCTTAtctaaatatgattatattttgtaattgtcgtttaaatcattttcaaattgttTGTCATAAAGcaacatctcaggaaaatgttaAAAGGAGTTCAATCCAAATATGATTTCCTGAGGACACCgggactaaaagcatgtttattgttcattttgggAGCgattaaataggaaaataaatgatatcaacatttttatgcttatattAGAGACTTTTTGATGTCTATGCACGCCATTTAAAATTTCATGTAATTTAgaggtaaaataaatatataatctgcCCTCCTGACACCCagagaaaaaaagctttgtgaataattaattcataaNNNNNNNNNNNNNNNNNNNNNNNNNNNNNNNNNNNNNNNNNNNNNNNNNNNNNNNNNNNNNNNNNNNNNNNNNNNNNNNNNNNNNNNNNNNNNNNNNNNNatatataaaatcaaatgcatCAGGATTTTGAGAAACTTAATTTTACACCTATTAATCATTACTGCATTACATCATGTTTTACTCCCACAATGTAATTATTGTGCTGCTTTGCATTATATGTTTTACTTCCGTAGTATAAACCTCAAAGCTTAATTATAAACCAGAGCCAGAGTCCAGTTACTGGAGATCTAAATAAGCTGATGTTTCTATGTGTTTTATGTAGGTAGTCTGCTTAACTTGTACAAGgctttaaatgacttttattgcaagctatcagaattttatttacattttcgcCCATATGACTAACAGTGTCTTCACTTCACTTGCAcgtttttgctcagttttggtcTTTGGATAAATTAAGGTGTGCTTCCTTCAAGTATGAGCTACATATTTTcctatattatactatataagcCTGATGTAACATACAATGctcatgcaaatgtttttgttttgttcttaatatattttgtttaaactattctgttagaaagaaaaaaaaaacgtttcgatctgttatttatttcgttccgtgttttacatgttttgtctttatttcagGTGCATGACTGATAGCAAGAGCAGCAGGTGGTCCAAATTCATCCAAAGTGGACAAAGAAATGTTGTGCGGTTCTCCTTGGATGCATTTATGTTTCATGGGATGTTGGGAGAGGTGAAATAATGAGTTTCAGTTTCAGAAAAATCTTGCTTTTCCAATGATAGGGTAAGGCTCATGATGAAAGATTGACCTGTCAGTTTATAGAGGTtgccttttctttttatccTCAGCATCTTTACATGCATTGTGAAATATCCGTCGGAAATTTCAAACCATCATCAAGTGCAAAATCCTGCGCGTACAACCAGCTAACAAAACGGTATATTGAATTTTGGTTGTACTGTGAGTGTTATTTTCAGAATTGGACTAGTCCTAATTTGGATCATTTCTTCAGATGGGAAGAGTTGTACGGTTCAAATGATGCTTGCCTCTGCTGCGACTCCACGTGTTTGTCGTCTGACCTCTCTGGTAAGAAATGTCAAGTGATTTTTTAGGGCAAATTATGCTGTTGGAATATAGATCTTTTCATAGCACTGCATTAAGGAAGAGTAAATGCAATGATGATGTTAAGATGTCAGAAAAAGTCTTGCCACATCATGGAGGTTTTATAAGATTGAACCTGTTCTCTGACTTTAGAATCTAAGGTTTACGTCAAGCCCTaatttatgaatacatttacagtGTCCAGTAAGGTCATCACCAGTGAGCCCTGGGTCATGGAGTCTGAATTAGAAATTGACAGTGAAGAGCAAACCTCTCCATTCATGACAGAGGAGGTAGGAACAGGTTTTGTTGAAGTAATAACAACACAGACCGCTGAGACTGGACCTCGTCGTGTTGTGGCAGACCCAGCCGCGGTGAAGGAAGTCGATACATTTGTGGAGCCACGCAGAATATTTGAGGAGGTATTTGGAATGGACTAAACAAAAAGGACTGACTAAAAGACTTTTATGATTTACTTTTGAGTTAAATTGCACGTGATTTGTTAAACAATACATGATGCACACTTTTGATAATGTATCACTAAAATATGCACCATATGTCTGTGAGACAATTATGTCTTGGGAATTGCTAATGTAAAGCACATAAAAACTACACTACACTCTAATACACAATGGTTTTTAGCagtgaaaaattattaaatgttattttttgttctcCAAACTAAAAAAGAATATGGTTGAGCACAAACATNNNNNNNNNNNNNNNNGCACAATAATAAAGTTCACAGATGCATTAAGTGAGCTACATGGTTTATTGGTTTGAAATATAACGTTACATTGGGCAAAGTATttgatttaaagaaaactgtacaaaaaagaACATGCTTACAAaggaatattacattttaaaacagagatGAGTATGCATGGGTTTGGGCAATGTTAGAGAAGTCCTTTCAATGCcttatataaaacatgcatgacatatttacaatttaGCCCAGAAGACGTACAGCTTTGTTtgatatgcatatatatactgtacaaaagATGGAGTGAGATGGAGAACTGTTTGGAGTTGCTACAAATGTTTTTGCACTGGATGAGGGATCAAGAATAGTTGCTGTTTTGTTATGATATGAAATCCAGGGCTTAAaaatttgattgttttagtAATAAGAGTTCAAATGAGAGTGAGTGCTGGGATGTCGTGGCATGGGTGAGCTTGGATAGACCACTCCGGTTGCAGAGTTCCAGTAGGTGGTTGGAGGCCCAAAGAAATTCCCAGTGGAAACGGGCATAGGGGTTGAATGAGTGCCCATGAAGTTCATTTTTGGCTGGTGACTGTGGTAGCTTTGCACATACGGCACTTCAGCCTGGTATTTGAGCACGCCCCCTTCTGGAGGATGGTTTTGGTGGGCTTGGGAGATGCCCTGGAAATCGAATTTGTATGCATAGCGTTTGCCATGCACCTTGGTCATGATGTTCTTGTCATAGTAGTAGCGGAGGGCCCGGCTGAGCTTGTCATAGTTCATGTTAGGCTTGCTCTTCCGCTCCCCCCAGCGCTTGGCCACCTCATCTGGGTCGGTCATCTTGAATTCTCCATTAGTGCCCTCCCAGGTGATGATGGCGGCATtgttgctgtcagaaagcagcTCCAACAAGAACTGCCACAGCTGGATTTGACCAGAGCCTGTGTGGAAAATAAAGTGTGTCAGAGATTTTTAGCAGTGAATGAAAGGGCTTTTTAGGacaggttgtttttttgttttgttttttttttNGTCAGACACCTACCCACAGTCCTGTCAGTGCTGGTGACGGGCAGGTTGTTAGAATTGTGTTTGGTCGGTCGGATCTTGGTGTGGAATGGTTTCGTTTCTGTGTAAAGAAGGTCGGGCAAACATCATACTAATAGTCAAACTAATCATGATGTACTTGGTTTGTGTGCAgcaatagtttttttccccaaatgtaAAAGTTCAACCGTCACTTCTGGTGTTTAATATcttcactgaataaaagtcAGTCTGACCCCatactttttaatgataaatgtatacatgttatttaaattatttaaaaaaaataatggtaatGAATTTTGTCCTAGGCATGTTTAATTTGTCCAAATTATATTAACAACAGGAATTAAGTTATTNggggtcatatgatgcgattttaaatttacaagctgtgtgttacaagctgttgcatagataagatccctgaAGTTGCAAAGGTAAAAGTTTCAAAACTAAAGAGATTCTTTATAAAAGCTGACTTGTCCAGATCCTCCAAAAGTGACTaatttaaacacgcccccaatTTTCTACTTCACAtagtgggtttatttttataacacaaCCCAAATGTTTTCGCAGAGAAAGAAGGCCGAGCTGTTATTCTCGCTGTGGGCGCCATGTTCAGGAGAAGCTGTGTGTCatagtgaaactactttgtttgtgctttcaAAAAAGGGCACAACTAGAAATTAGTGTTTAAGTTGTATTCACAATGCTGTTTTAACCCAagtattagagtgtgttcagcgcGTTTACGGAGGACTGACTCTTACAACCTGTAGAGCAGCATATACAGGCTGTGCACAAAGACTATAAAACAATTCTacctctgcaaggacagtctgacgcttctgactcacaaacctttaagttacgttttcttattaaaagaacctgatAATTACTATTCAAACACAAGTTTTGAGCAACGTACAGTAATGCTTCTTATTTGTCgtttctctgatcacaaatgcagacatggtgttatgttgaCGAGGTGCAATGCggtgtgtaacaggacattactaagtcatgataatcagtaattatgtctccactggatgcGACAAATGCTGTGTTTGTAATGGCGCCGGGACGTAGCATCACGTTATGATGAGGGGCataacatttttgtcacatGCTTGCAGTAGTCGGCCAATCGTAGTGCACTgtatagctggccaatcagagcacaaaTCGACCTATTTCAGAAGGAGGGGCTTAAAGGGAGGAACAAATGTACAGtgtgtggaaaatgtgttttttgcaccttaaaccacataaaccaTTTGCTTTATACcaaatactgttatttttagcaacatcatatgacccatTTAATTATAATAGGGCAAAACGTTGTGCCCAGTATGTGCATCCCAAGATTACATACCCTAAAAAGGCCACATTtgttaataatttgacaatgcTTCTTATACAAGTTTTCTGAATCGTCACTTACCTGGATTTGCAAGACGGCTGCTAATAGGACCTAATGCTTGGTAGGGGTCTGCGAAGTTGGAAATGTACAATACTGATTAGATATTTTGAGGTGTAGTTTAccattcaattcaattcaaNAGTCTTGGTGGAGGCTCTGTAATTCTGGTGTTGTGCTGATGTTCGATTGGAGAACCTGTAAGATTTAAAGaagttgttctgtttttttcttttttaaacatttcatatttatgtaatataattatgtaacaTGATGTTTTGTGAACGCAGAGCAACCTTTTGGGACAGCTGGTAAGGCATTTGAGGACCAACTGTTCCTTCTGCCGATCTCCTCAAAGTTGTTTTCTGTGCCGAGGAAAAGTCAGATAGGAGCCGTTAACAAAAGGGAGATTTTACAGGAAAGGATGGCTTTAAAGAGTAAGGAGAAGGGCAGCCACAGAAGGAAGGAAGCTCTGCATTAAAGATCCCTAAGGAGAAATGCAGGGCAGAACAAAGCCAGCAGCAAAACCGTAAGAAGACCTGAAGATGGCACACAATTCCTCAGGGCGATTGTCCTTTTGTTCTAACTGATTCTCTTTACCACAGAATAGTCAATTGTATCCTAGCCTGAGCTCTACACCCCTTACTTCCTGTCCTGATGCAGCTGTTTCCTGTCTGAAAGTGCAATGATTCAAAAACCTTGCAACACTTGGGGCAAAATTcattgaagaaacaaactataGTCTGCATAGGACCTCTCTAGATCTTAGCCATTGGCATTATATCATTATGATAACTTATTGgagtattttttacaatattcttTTTTCCAGTGGCTATTTAATGGAAGTTtcaattttttcaaaaaattcaattgtttctaacctgtatgagtttttttcttctgatgaatacaaaatatatttttaagagtgttggtaaccaaacaacGGGAgtcattgactttcattgtatttttttcatgctaCAGTAGTAGTaactgttgttaaaaaaatattttagggtgaactacccctttatgAATTGTTgcaaagctaaaattaaaacggTGGCTTATCACTGAGTGGAAACCACATTGTGGTGAAATACGTGTTTAGTAAATAGTTGCActgattaaaattaataagaCAATTATTAGGCACAAAATTgctcatccaatcagaattTACAGCCGGaacaataaatgaaactaaatgatATCTTAAAAATAGAAGTAATAAACTTTGACTCACCAGCTTTAACCTGTAGTCTAGGCTGAGGTTGTGTATTGGTAGGGGTTGCTGGGTAG is part of the Puntigrus tetrazona isolate hp1 chromosome 16, ASM1883169v1, whole genome shotgun sequence genome and encodes:
- the LOC122360773 gene encoding zona pellucida sperm-binding protein 3-like, whose product is MFCLYFRCMTDSKSSRWSKFIQSGQRNVVRFSLDAFMFHGMLGEHLYMHCEISVGNFKPSSSAKSCAYNQLTKRWEELYGSNDACLCCDSTCLSSDLSVSSKVITSEPWVMESELEIDSEEQTSPFMTEEVGTGFVEVITTQTAETGPRRVVADPAAVKEVDTFVEPRRIFEEVFGMD